A genomic segment from Lutibacter sp. A80 encodes:
- a CDS encoding chaperone modulator CbpM yields the protein MDKQNLIQVETICFHYKIETSFIKDLENIGLITIETYENNKFIHQDKISDLEKMIRLHNELNVNIEGIDIVFNLLQKELKLKEELNALKSRLRIYESE from the coding sequence ATGGATAAGCAAAATTTAATACAGGTAGAAACAATTTGTTTTCACTATAAAATAGAGACTTCATTTATTAAAGATCTTGAAAACATAGGGCTTATAACCATAGAAACCTATGAAAACAATAAATTTATTCATCAAGATAAGATTAGTGATCTTGAAAAAATGATACGACTTCACAACGAATTAAATGTTAATATTGAAGGAATAGATATTGTTTTTAACCTTTTACAAAAAGAATTAAAACTCAAAGAAGAATTAAATGCTTTAAAAAGCAGGTTACGCATTTATGAAAGTGAGTAA